AGGATATAAGTTACCCGAAGATCAGACCAGGTTTTTGCCGAATGGGGTCAAGGCCGAGCCGCCGGACGTAAAGGCTCTACAGACCGAGGGGAAAAAGGTGGCATTGAAAACGATTGAGTCATTCAGCCTTTCGGACGTCGAGCTGGTATTTTTGGCTTTGCATGGTGGACAGGGCGAGGATGGGACAATCCAGGCTCTTTTGGAATTATGCGGAATACCTTATACCGGCTCAGGAGTATTAGCCAGCGCCTTAGCTATGGATAAGGCTATGTCCAAAAAAATCTTCGAACGGGAAGGGATTTTGACACCGGAATGGTTTCTTTTAGAAAGCTCTGATTCAACTGATCTATCTGAGGTTTTAGATAATATAAAGAACTCGTTTAATCTTCCAGCAGTGGTAAAGCCAAATGACCAGGGTTCGACTGTAGGATTGACTGTAGTCAGGGAAGAGAAAAATCTGGCAAAGGCGATGGAGGAGGCAAAAATATATGCTGAGAAGGTCCTGATTGAAAAATATATACCTGGTAGAGAGCTGACTGTCGGTGTGCTCGGAGATGTTCCTCTGCCTGTGATTGAGATAGTACCTGAACACGGAATTTATGACTACGAGTGCAAATATACCAAAGGGAAAAGCCGATATATATGCCCGGCTGAGCTTTCAGCTGAAAAGACTAAAGAGATTCAGGAATTAGGGTATAGAGCTTTTAAAGCCTTAGGCTGTGAAGGGTATGCCAGGGTGGATTTTCGTTACGGAATTGACGATAAATTCTACTGCTTGGAGGTTAATACTCTACCCGGAATGACGGCTACAAGCTTGGTTCCGAAGGCAGCCAAGGTGTCAGGAATAGAATTCCCGCAACTGGTGGATAAAATAGCTAAGATAGCTATAAAAAAGTTCAAGGGTTAAAAGGTTTAAGGGATCAAGGGATTAAAAGCTCAAAGGTCTAAGTAAGAACCTGACTGAAGTCAATCTGAAGAAAGAAAAAGGATTCGACGGTTCAAGCCAGGAAGAATTCGTTCACAGCCACTTTAGTGGCGTAACCTCACCCTGCCCTCTCCTTACAAAGGAGAGGGAAGACCTGACTAAAGTCAGTCAGAACAGAGAAAAATGGATTCGAGGATTCAAGGAGTCGAGGGTTCAAGGTAGATAAAAAGCTCAAAAGTTTAACAGAAAAATAATGAAAAAGATAAAAGGGATAATTTTTGATATGGGCAGCACCCTTATCGAGTTTGAAAACTCGAGCTGGGTGATCCTGGGTGAAAAATCTGCTCATAAAAGTTACGATTTTCTGAAAGATAAGGGACTGATTAAGCTCGATTTTGAACTTTATGCATCCATTCTGAAGAATCTTCTGTCCTCAGCTTTCGAAATTTCTGAACAGAACTTAGAGGAGTTCAGATTTGAGGATCTGGCTAAGGATGTTTTCAAAGAGCTTCATCTGGAGATAAGGGACGG
This region of Candidatus Zixiibacteriota bacterium genomic DNA includes:
- a CDS encoding D-alanine--D-alanine ligase yields the protein GYKLPEDQTRFLPNGVKAEPPDVKALQTEGKKVALKTIESFSLSDVELVFLALHGGQGEDGTIQALLELCGIPYTGSGVLASALAMDKAMSKKIFEREGILTPEWFLLESSDSTDLSEVLDNIKNSFNLPAVVKPNDQGSTVGLTVVREEKNLAKAMEEAKIYAEKVLIEKYIPGRELTVGVLGDVPLPVIEIVPEHGIYDYECKYTKGKSRYICPAELSAEKTKEIQELGYRAFKALGCEGYARVDFRYGIDDKFYCLEVNTLPGMTATSLVPKAAKVSGIEFPQLVDKIAKIAIKKFKG